The following proteins are encoded in a genomic region of Maylandia zebra isolate NMK-2024a linkage group LG1, Mzebra_GT3a, whole genome shotgun sequence:
- the adpgk2 gene encoding ADP-dependent glucokinase, translating to MEAGGRVPWVKYGSVVSLFVVVLALWFRSPQNAVLDDRLDTVLSSLLRAEQKVGMNNVARPRVAIGFGGCVDLIVDSVSLLNKTGIQPTDQPLHHDYLENVEQLAQSFAYFFAPGAAAERFMLNETLFSELVEGARDLPGNRWSVGGNAPVMASRMATEGCDVLLGGTFSTDFTDVLSQHITVAGKVIDEPDIHLILEYPTGARWGRYTSRRANRYIIHSDANNPYLSSMEEFAQKLIDFKPDLLVVGGLQMMDNFPFRSGEREALLSRLGHLLSSSSPQIGIHFEMASFVEESIMEDLLHYVIPHADSLGMNEQELPNLLSSLKGSNITVLSDPNPRVATVLDQMREVYRILNQRHKEASAESRANGARATVKPLTRLHVHTLAFQAMIVTRGSKWKNTMSATAKASLTANRHVCGSNDIDPSKARLIMDDSFSVSRQEGSQRIPLQETRPVSCWSEEDYDICVAPVLVCTEVYQTAGGGDNVSAAGLVLQI from the exons ATGGAGGCGGGAGGCAGGGTACCGTGGGTGAAATATGGGTCTGTCGTGTCCTTATTTGTGGTTGTGTTGGCCCTCTGGTTCCGGTCACCCCAGAATGCAGTGCTGGACGACCGACTGGACACAGTCCTTTCCTCCCTGCTCCGGGCTGAGCAGAAAGTGGGGATGAATAACGTCGCCAGACCCAGAGTAGCGATTG GTTTTGGAGGTTGTGTTGACCTGATAGTAGACAGTGTGTCACTGCTTAATAAAACAGGCATCCAGCCCACAGACCAGCCCCTGCATCATGACTACCTAGAAAATGTGGAGCAGCTGGCTCAGAGCTTTGCATATTTCTTTGCACCAGGAGCAGCTGCAGA GCGTTTTATGCTAAATGAAACCCTCTTTAGCGAGCTGGTCGAGGGGGCCCGTGACTTACCTGGAAACAGATGGTCAGTAGGCGGCAATGCTCCAGTAATGGCTAGTCGCATGGCAACCGAGGGATGTGATGTGTTGCTAGGGGGAACTTTCAGCACCGATTTTACTGATGTCCTGTCGCAGCACATTACAG TGGCAGGTAAAGTGATAGATGAGCCAGACATTCATCTGATTCTGGAGTATCCAACTGGTGCCCGCTGGGGGCGCTATACCTCACGTAGAGCCAATAG ATACATCATTCACAGCGATGCCAATAACCCCTACCTGTCCTCTATGGAGGAGTTTGCTCAGAAACTTATAGACTTCAAACCTGACCTACTGGTGGTGGGAGGGCTCCAAATGATGGACAACTTCCCTTTCCGGTCAG GTGAGAGAGAAGCCCTCCTCTCCCGTCTGGGACACCTGCTTTCCTCCTCATCCCCTCAAATTGGAATTCATTTTGAAATGGCAAGTTTTGTGGAAGAGAGCATCATGGAAGACCTGCTCCACTACGTCATTCCCCAT GCGGACTCTTTGGGGATGAATGAGCAGGAACTTCCAAACCTGCTTAGCTCGCTCAAAGGCTCCAACATCACCGTATTGTCAGACCCAAACCCTCGTGTAGCTACTGTTCTTGACCAGATGAGGGAGGTCTATCGCATTTTGAACCAGCGCCACAAGGAAGCCAGTGCAGAAAGTCGGGCAAATGGTGCCCGAGCTACAGTCAAACCACTGACCCGACTCCATGTCCACACGCTGGCTTTTCAAGCCATGATTGTGACTCGTGGCTCCAAGTGGAAGAACACCATGTCAGCCACTGCCAAGGCTTCGCTCACAGCTAACCGCCACGTCTGTGGCTCTAATGACATTGATCCAAGCAAGGCGAGGCTCATAATGGACGACTCTTTCTCCGTTAGCCGACAGGAGGGAAGCCAGCGCATCCCTTTACAGGAGACCAGGCCTGTCAGCTGTTGGAGTGAAGAGGACTATGACATCTGTGTAGCACCAGTGCTGGTGTGCACTGAGGTTTATCAGACTGCAGGTGGAGGGGACAACGTCTCAGCTGCTGGCCTGGTTCTGCAAATCTAG
- the drc8 gene encoding dynein regulatory complex protein 8, protein MAENSKSAEATVLNTKVLKKLKGAFQAFDTKSDNTVDIKEIGTIFYSLGFFPTQADLQKFTSEVEDERSGYIHWDRFLPAMTKVLLEDKFPPISDELLLQAFEVLDKEKRGYLEPEELTNYMTKEGEPFTQEEMDEMLTAFTDEEKKHIYYKDVIPHLTLERKM, encoded by the exons ATGGCGGAGAACAGCAAAAGTGCAG AGGCCACCGTGCTTAATACCAAGGTCCTCAAGAAGCTCAAAGGCGCTTTTCAAGCGTTTGACACAAAGTCTGACAACACAGTGGATATCAA GGAGATTGGCACCATCTTCTATTCACTAGGTTTCTTTCCCACTCAGGCAGACCTACAGAAGTTCACATCTGAG GTGGAAGATGAGCGCTCAGGATATATCCACTGGGACAGATTCCTCCCAGCCATGACTAAAGTACTACTGGAGGACAA GTTCCCTCCCATCTCTGATGAGCTTCTGCTTCAGGCCTTTGAG GTTCTAGACAAAGAAAAGAGGGGATACCTTGAGCCTGAGGAGCTGACAAATTACATGACAAAGGAAG GTGAGCCGTTCActcaggaggagatggatgagATGCTGACAGCGTTCACTGACGAAGAGAAGAAACATATCTATTATAAAGATGTTATCCCACATCTGACTCTAGAGCGTAAAATGTAG
- the cgref1 gene encoding uncharacterized protein cgref1, which translates to MPFAAHTSTMQTGVLLECHLDQLVPRVLSLTLLVHLCLAAPGLPGTQREESVAAHPPSAALPNPFGSGEEERSLRQSYIQSSLKNRGQGGPEITTWEQEVFFLFGLYDYDRSGFLDGLEMMKLLSDFNSHHIPGAEASEQVVSMVDFLLQTQDLNQDGLLALSELLSPSITHTQDPSNNNAPQQEQEAVVEEQLSNAIANVDSAGAVEQRKEQIHEEIQLQEDVQGKEVEPIKQMDEYERHQIPEVTIEDLGQDHNIPVHQGQPEI; encoded by the exons ATGCCTTTTGCTGCTCATACATCAACTATGCAGACAG GTGTGCTCTTGGAGTGTCACCTGGACCAGCTGGTTCCGCGTGTTCTGTCTCTGACCCTGCTGGTACACCTGTGCCTGGCTGCACCAGGTCTTCCAGGAACACAGAG GGAGGAATCAGTAGCTGCCCATCCCCCTTCTGCAGCACTACCCAATCCCTTTGGCTCTGGAGAGGAGGAACGCAG TTTGAGACAGAGTTACATTCAATCAAGCCTGAAGAATAGAGGACAAGGAGGACCAGAAATCACCACCTGGGAGCAAG AGGTATTCTTCCTGTTTGGCCTTTATGATTATGATCGCAGTGGGTTCTTAGATGGCTTGGAGATGATGAAGCTCCTCTCAGATTTTAACTCCCATCATATACCTGGAGCAGAGGCCAGTGAGCAG GTGGTTTCTATGGTAGATTTCTTACTACAGACTCAGGATCTAAACCAGGATGGTCTGCTGGCTCTATCTGAACTGCTCTCCCCTTCAATCACCCACACACAG GACCCAAGCAACAACAATGCACCTCAGCAGGAGCAGGAAGCAGTAGTGGAGGAACAGCTATCAAACGCTATTGCTAACGTGGACAGTGCCGGAGCAGTGgagcagagaaaggaacagattCATGAAGAGATTCAGCTTCAAGAGGACGTACAAGGAAAGGAAGTTGAACCCATAAAGCAAATGGATGAATATGAGAGACATCAAATCCCAGAAGTCACAATAGAAGATCTGGGGCAGGACCACAATATTCCTGTACATCAGGGCCAACCAGagatataa